NNNNNNNNNNNNNNNNNNNNNNNNNNNNNNNNNNNNNNNNNNNNNNNNNNNNNNNNNNNNNNNNNNNNNNNNNNNNNNNNNNNNNNNNNNNNNNNNNNNNNNNNNNNNNNNNNNNNNNNNNNNNNNNNNNNNNNNNNNNNNNNNNNNNNNNNNNNNNNNNNNNNNNNNNNNNNNNNNNNNNNNNNNNNNNNNNNNNNNNNNNNNNNNNNNNNNNNNNNNNNNNNNNNNNNNNNNNNNNNNNNNNNNNNCACTNNNNNNNNNNNNNNNNNNNNNNNNNNNNNNNNNNNNNNNNNNNNNNNNNNNNNNNNNNNNNNNNNNNNNNNNNNNNNNNNNNNNNNNNNNNNNNNNNNNNNNNNNNNNNNNNNNNNNNNNNNNNNNNNNNNNNNNNNNNNNNNNNNNNNNNNNNNNNNNNNNNNNNNNNNNNNNNNNNNNNNNNNNNNNNNNNNTGATATACTTTTCATGTatcatatactttaaaatttacaTGAACTCCTGCACTACATGAAAAAAACATGTACAGTAAATCATGCAATTAGTAACCTGCAACACAAAGCCATGCATAAAAATGCAATTACTCTaaagttatagtttatatttatttccacAAAAAGTCCTTTAAAACTGCCCTTCAAATGGTAACGAAGCTGAAATCTATATAGCTTTGGCAAAGGAACAAAGGTTAACTATagacattctttccttttttttacattaattccTTGATATATGTANNNNNNNNNNNNNNNNNNNNNNNNNCCATATGTAAGAATTTTTACCTGTAGCAGCACCTCCATCCTGAAATCAACACAGCAGGTAAAACAGATATGGCAATGAACACATCTACAATCCAATCAAAATATTTCATGATCTTGCTAAGATTCTAGAGATAGACTGCTTCTTATATAAATCCTGTCATTAACATTGTTCTCACATAATACACAACAAATCTGATAAAGACAATATAAATCAATTACATATTATTTCNNNNNNNNNNNNNNNNNNNNNNNNNNNNNNNNNNNNNNNNNNNNNNNNNNNNNNNNNNNNNNTTCAATCcctgtgaaaaaacaaaaacatgatacCACACTGAGGCAGCAAAAATATGCCACAACTATGAAAACCCATATTTTGTAATTAATCATCAAGTACAGAATCCAGCCAATCCTCCAAGTCATCAGCCTCAGTCTTACTAAGGAGCAGCACAGGTTTCTCTGCTTTCACAGGCGCATCCAAATCTATCACTGGTCCTTCCGGAACCGACTCCTCCTTCACCTCAAGCTTTAGGGGTGGCAGCTCAAACTCCTTCTTTTCATCCTTGGCAGTCTTCTTAGACTCAGAAAGGGCAGATGCAGAAGCCCGTAGCAACCCAAAATTGAATTCCATCGGAGAATCattattctccattttctttggCACACTAAAGTCTGGTATGATTAGATTTGTTTCTTTGGGACTCTTCTCCTTCACCTGTTCCCATGGGCTCTTCTCCTTCACCTGTTCCCTTGGGCTCTTCTCCTTCACCTGTTCCCTTGGGCTCTTCTCCTTCACCTGTTCCCTTGGGCTCTTCTCCTTCACCTGTTCCTTggggcccttttcctttctcttctctctgggactcttctccttcaccttttcttTAGGACTTTTATCTCTTACAAATTCTTTTGGCTTCTCATTTTCAGATTTCTTGTTTTGTGCTGAGGTATTTGcttctcttctgcctcttctcctctcctttggaGCATGAGTGACTTCGGTCTCTACCTTAGGCATATCCTCCACTTTAGGTTCTTCAGTCACGGGGTTAGTTTCATTGCTCACTTGAGGAATCTCTCTCATGGGACTAATTTCTTTAAGAGGGCTAACTTCTTTCATAAAACTAGCATCCTGAATTGGATTAATATCCTTAAGTGGGCTAATTTCTTTAAACGGACTAGTTTCTTTAAATGGACTCGGTTCTTTTAGTGGACTAATTTCTCTAAATGGACTAACTTCTTTAACAGGACTAATATCTCTAATTGGACTAAATTCTTTAACGGGGCTAAAGTCTTTTATTGGGCTAACATCTTTCACAGGTTTAAAGTCTCTCATTGGACTATACTCCTTAGCAGGACTAAATTCTTTCACTGGGGTAGTTTCTTTGaccctcctcttcatttctttgaCTGGACTTGGCCGTTTCTCTGGACTTGGCTCTCTAATTAGCGTATCTAGATCAACATCATCAGGCTCTGGAGCAAATTCACTACTCAATGTCAATGCCACATCCACTGCATTCTTGCAGCCCTGTCTATCATCAGCTGCTTCATCATTCACAAGTGTAAGGGGCTCATCCTCACTGATTTTCAGGCTCTGGAGAATCTTTTCATTAATATCCATGCAGTCTGCATAACCACTGCTAGGTTTATACAACTTCAGATGGTCTTCTGCAAGATTTACATAATGTTTAACCACACGTTTctgcaattgaaaaaaaaagaaaaagttagcaTTTGGTTTTcaattcttttataattatatattaactttatattattatatcaatttataataNNNNNNNNNNNNNNNNNNNNNNNNNNNNNNNNNNNNNNNNNNNNNNNNNNNNNNNNNNNNNNNNNNNNNNNNNNNNNNNNNNNNNNNNNNNNNNNNNNNNNNNNNNNNNaccccctctccccacacaggGGGATTCACCCCTGTATGCACtgcaatctggaaaaaaaaacactgtcatgtttctttaaataatattgatgaaagatACTTAACACAGTATTTTTAAAATGCTTACTGTTATCCTTAAGTTACTGCTGTATGACATATAAAATAACAGAGATCTGCAGGCCTTATCCTTGCACCTATCTACCATTTACCATACTATTTACATATCACTTACTCTAGTCTAGATGTCTTTACCTAACTCATCAAAGTTAACATATACACTTCATTTCTTATCTCAATATCCTTATAAACAAAAAGCACACAGGAGAATATAAGTAAGAACAGCAGGGTTTATCATAGGAAAACATTTATGATGATCTTTTtatagctatttatatatctattgctATAATTATGCTAAGAACATGCCTTGCTCAGAGAGTTGATATGGTAATTCCCAGACTAAACACTTAAGCCATAAGCAACCtagtaaatatcatatataaaaagtatttttttctctctcctaagtGCCATCATATAATTTCTTTCTCCAAATGATTGTCACTACTCCAAGACTGCAGTTAGCAGATCACAAACAAAATTAAGTTTCATTACTTCACTTATTGTGTCACAGACCCTAANNNNNNNNNNNNNNNNNNNNNNNNNNNNGAGTTCTTACAGGTAGTGCTTCCTCTGGGATGTTAAGTTGCACATGTAGTGGTATGGTATTAAAAGCAGCCACAAGATCAGCCACATTCAATGCTCCAAGACCATGAGAAGTAAGAATGCTAATCTCTGTGTCATCccacattttttctcctttcatcttgaAGAACCCTCCATCAGCTGAGTttgctgtgaaaaaaaataataagtacagTATAAACAGCATATTCAGAAGCAGACAACAGAAGTTTccataccttcatatatatactattgtaattTAGTTAAAGTATAAAAGGTCTTTGAATCCCTAATCAAAGGCCACACAAATATTCCCATAGGATGCCAGAACATGATTGTGAAGTAGTTTTCATGTCTCTTAATGTAGCTTTTGGCTTGTTGATTCCCAAACATTTCCAAACAAATGTTTTTCTGTGAATTGAATTTCAGTAAATAAAAGTGTTTGATCACTGCACCGATATGCTACAACTACATCAAACTAtaaaatgatatggataataagcATTTCCATACCAGACTAATTGCTTCTTGTCACCATGTCATGAGTTAGGCATATCAAACTGTCACGCCaagagaaaaaacttttttcctggaaaataagataattttccTTTATACAGATTCAAATTTCATTCTACAGTATGAGTTTTTGGATGGAAACTCAGAGCTGGGGACCAGGAAGGGCTCACACAATGCAGGTTTGAGCCCCATTAGTACACAAAAGGCCTCCATTTAGGGTAACAGCTTTTATCTGCCTCACAAAAGACCCTAAATAGAGGGCACCACCCATGCTCATGCagaagtttaattttaaaaaattatatcttaacCAAAGCTACAAATCTCAAACATTTACCTTGCTGTTCAAGAATCTTGGAGAAGTCTTCCCCAATCATATAATCTTCCCCATCTTCAGGTTCATCATCTGGGGGCAACTCTTCATATCTTGACCAGTTACTTATCACTTCTCGGCGACGGTACTTCTGAGGTTCGGATGGAGCTTCCTTATCAGGCATGATGGTCACTGAAGAACAGACAggtacacatttttaaaatataaatccaaAACTTTTCCTTTACCATCTAGATAAAGCACCTCAAATTCTAATTTGTCAATCATCTGGGCTTTAACAATCGTAAATGTAATACATGATTTCACATATTTCAAAAttgctttttttactttgatttaaataaaaatgaacaataataacttAAAATCCAGGCCCCACGTACCTGCTTCATACTCCTTGGGTTCAGCATAACTTACTCCACTACCTCCTTGTCTCTCAGGTCTAGTCATCTCAGGAGGAGGTGCTTTTGGCCTCACCTCATCTCTGTTACTAGCTCCGACAGGGTCATCACGGACTGAAGTCAAACAATACGTTAAGGATGTCTCtcctcaaacataaaaaaaaaaaaaaagttgacatgCCCAAAGTGCTAAGTGTTAAAATGAATACAACAACAGAATTGGATATTTATACTTTATGGCAATATACACAGATCAAAAATATGTACCTTAAAACCAAAATCTTTCAATTAGTTTACTTGCTTCagcaatataaaaagaaatctaaaaaacgcTACCTGCCATAAAAACAAATCACAATGTTACAAAACATATTACCCTATGCACAAAACAAATTCAACATTGAATTTATCTCAATCAAAATGTATACTGTGCTTACCACCAGCATCTTGCCGCGTCCTCTGATGGCGCTGACGTCGGCGATCAGGCATTGTGctggaagataaaaaaatactttgtcAAGCAACAAACTGTTCATATTTCAATTCATTCTTTGATGACACATGCAAATTCGtttaaatattcaaaactttTTCATTAAACAAAGCTCCATGCAACAATACAAattcttaaagaaaagaaattatccaaggaaaaaaattaaacattttctNNNNNNNNNNNNNNNNNNNNNNNNNNNNNNNNNNNNNNNNNNNNNNNNNNNNNNNNNNNNNNNNNNNNNNNNNNNNNNNNNNNNNNNNNNNNNNNNNNNNNNNNNNNNNNNNNNNNNNNNNNNNNNNNNNNNNNNNNNNNNNNNNNNNNNNNNNNNNNNNNNNNNNNNNNNNNNNNNNNNNNNNNNNNNNNNNNNNNNNNNNNNNNNNNNNNNNNNNNNNNNNNNNNNNNNNNNNNNNNNNNNNNNNNNNNNNNNNNNNNNNNNNNNNNNNNNNNNNNNNNNNNNNNNNNNNNNNNNNNNNNNNNNNNNNNNNNNNNNNNNNNNNNNNNNNNNNNNNNNNNNNNNNNNNNNNNNNNNNNNNNNNNNNNNNNNNNNNNNNNNNNNNNNNNNNNNNNNNNNNNNNNNNNNNNNNNNNNNNNNNNNNNNNNNNNNNNNNNNNNNNNNNNNNNNNNNNNNNNNNNNNNNNNNNNNNNNNNNNNNNNNNNNNNNNNNNNNNNNNNNNNNNNNNNNNNNNNNNNNNNNNNNNNNNNNNNNNNNNNNNNNNNNNNNNNNNNNNNNNNNNNNNNNNNNNNNNNNNNNNNNNNNNNNNNNNNNNNNNNNNNNNNNNNNNNNNNNNNNNNNNNNNNNNNNNNNNNNNNNNNNNNNNNNNNNNNNNNNNNNNNNNNNNNNNNNNNNNNNNNNNNNNNNNNNNNNNNNNNNNNNNNNNNNNNNNNNNNNNNNNNNNNNNNNNNNNNNNNNNNNNNNNNNNNNNNNNNNNNNNNNNNNNNNNNNNNNNNNNNNNNNNNNNNNNNNNNNNNNNNNNNNNNNNNNNNNNNNNNNNNNNNNNNNNNNNNNNNNNNNNNNNNNNNNNNNNNNNNNNNNNNNNNNNNNNNNNNNNNNNNNNNNNNNNNNNNNNNNNNNNNNNNNNNNNNNNNNNNNNNNNNNNNNNNNNNNNNNNNNNNNNNNNNNNNNNNNNNNNNNNNNNTGTGAGAGTGAGTAGTTTTGGAAGGGTGCAGCTAGAAGAGCTTGTCATTACCAGAATCATTTCCTCACACtcccaatttcccaaaaaaacaacacatgaaAACATCCCATTAGTTCTCATAAGACTAGATGCAATTGTGTTACCTTAATTGTGTGTCCTTGTAATTTTtgaattaagatatatatgtaatattagtaaCAGTTCAGCTGTACTAATTTGACACCTTGTTCATGGGTGGTATCTACTATGATGCCAACCCTATACACTATCAACAAATGAACTATTTTATGCCAATTTAAAAGTTAACTAACTAAACAAATCAATAATGCACAACACTAACAGATGCTAATTTTGGCACAAAATCCAACACGTTGTCTACAATTTTCAATTTTGCAAATACTTCAATCCTGCTTTACCAACTTGGTTCCACAAAGTAAAACAAACTATTCCTTTTTCACTATGTGAAGGGTAGTGTGTGTATTATTGCCCTATGAAGTGCTTGTTCATTGTGATGCATTTCCATACTGATGATAACATATGCTAAGTTCAACAAAATGTTATTACACTTACAGAAAATTATNNNNNNNNNNNNNNNNNNNNNNNNNNNNNNNNNNNNNNNNNNNNNNNNNNNNNNNNNNNNNNNNNNNNNNNNNNNNNNNNNNNNNNNNNNNNNNNNNNNNNNNNNNNNNNNNNNNNNNNNNNNNNNNNNNNNNNNNNNNNNNNNNNNNNNNNNNNNNNNNNNNNNNNNNNNNNNNNNNNNNNNNNNNNNNNNNNNNNNNNNNNNNNNNNNNNNNNNNNNNNNNNNNNNNNNNGTTTGCCACCTTATCTAAGGNNNNNNNNNNNNNNNNNNNNNNNNNNNNNNNNNNNNNNNNNNNNNNNNNNNNNNNNNNNNNNNNNNNNNNNNNNNNNNNNNNNNNNNNNNNNNNNNNNNNGAAGTTNNNNNNNNNNNNNNNNNNNNNNNNNNNNNNNNNNNNNNNNNNNNNNNNNNNNNNNNNNNNNNNNNNNNNNNNNNNNCAAGTAACTTATCACATCACAATGAGAAATAACTTTATTAACATTAATGGAtcctgtattttcattattataaaagacCTTAGTTTACTCAAGCTCTGGTTACAAGTATAAACAGAAGTCAGAAAACTGCAATAACATGTACTGATATTGAACTCAAAGTCTATGTCAAAAGTACCCATATGCCAGCTTTGTTTGGAATTatgcagtttaaaaaaaaacattgcctttACTGCCCTGAGCAAGAAAATACACACTGAAATCAAGACTACTACATGTGATAGCGATAATTagttaaaattgataatatgcACCAACAGATTAAAACCTTTAGATCATATTCAATACCTATGTATAACACCTCATCATACATTTCCAGTATCATTTCTTATTTCACACCATTAGTAAAATATGTAACGGCGTTTTTAAGTGTATCATATCCGCTACTCACACCTattccttttgggggaaaaaatacaaaaatagtgTCAAGATTCCAAATTAAAGAGCAGATTCTCCTCTCCCCGATTTAACACACAGAATGGAAAGCACCTATATTTCTCCCTGCAAACGGGCATAACTCTAAACCAGAATGCTGTAGTAAGAAGTGATAcataggaaaattatatattttctgtcaAAGTCACTACATACCGTTACCAGTGACACACTCGCTACAAGTTCTCGCTGGCTGGCGAGTGGCGCCCTGGATGTTTATGGTCGTATTATAATTATGAGACACTGAGATCAACTGGCCCGGTTTCCCTTTACTTCGGCCACCTATGCCTATTGCAAGGCACATGGCATTCGATGTCGATATGGATTAAGAACTGTTNNNNNNNNNNNNNNNNNNNNNNNNNNNNNNNNNNNNNNNNNNNNNNNNNNNNNNNNNNNNNNNNNNNNNNNNNNNNNNNNNNNNNNNNNNNNNNNNNNNNNNNNNNNNNNNNNNNNNNNNNNNNNNNNNNNNNNNNNNNNNNNNNNNNNNNNNNNNNNNNNNNNNNNNNNNNNNNNNNNNNNNNNNNNNNNNNNNNNNNNNNNNNNNNNNNNNNNNNNNNNNNNNNNNNNNNNNNNNNNNNNNNNNNNNNNNNNNNNNNNNNNNNNNNNNNNNNNNNNNNNNNNNNNNNNNNNNNNNNNNNNNNNNNNNNNNNNNNNNNNNNNNNNNNNNNNNNNNNNNNNNNNNNNNNNNNNNNNNNNNNNNNNNNNNNNNNNNNNNNNNNNNNNNNNNNNNNNNNNNNNNNNNNNNNNNNNNNNNNNNNNNNNNNNNNNNNNNNNNNNNNNNNNNNNNNNNNNNNNNNNNNNNNNNNNNNNNNNNNNNNNNNNNNNNNNNNNNNNNNNNNNNNNNNNNNNNNNNNNNNNNNNNNNNNNNNNNNNNNNNNNNNNNNNNNNNNNNNNNNNNNNNNNNNNNNNNNNNNNNNNNNNNNNNNNNNNNNNNNNNNNNNNNNNNNNNNNNNNNNNNNNNNNNNNNNNNNNNNNNNNNNNNNNNNNNNNNNNNNNNNNNNNNNNNNNNNNNNNNNNNNNNNNNNNNNNNNNNNNNNNNNNNNNNNNNNNNNNNNNNNNNNNNNNNNNNNNNNNNNNNNNNNNNNNNNNNNNNNNNNNNNNNNNNNNNNNNNNNNNNNNNNNNNNNNNNNNNNNNNNNNNNNNNNNNNNNNNNNNNNNNNNNNNNNNNNNNNNNNNNNNNNNNNNNNNNNNNNNNNNNNNNNNNNNNNNNNNNNNNNNNNNNNNNNNNNNNNNNNNNNNNNNNNNNNNNNNNNNNNNNNNNNNNNNNNNNNNNNNNNNNNNNNNNNNNNNNNNNNNNNNNNNNNNNNNNNNNNNNNNNNNNNNNNNNNNNNNNNNNNNNNNNNNNNNNNNNNNNNNNNNNNNNNNNNNNNNNNNNNNNNNNNNNNNNNNNNNNNNNNNNNNNNNNNNNNNNNNNNNNNNNNNNNNNNNNNNNNNNNNNNNNNNNNNNNNNNNNNNNNNNNNNNNNNNNNNNNNNNNNNNNNNNNNNNNNNNNNNNNNNNNNNNNNNNNNNNNNNNNNNNNNNNNNNNNNNNNNNNNNNNNNNNNNNNNNNNNNNNNNNNNNNNNNNNNNNNNNNNNNNNNNNNNNNNNNNNNNNNNNNNNNNNNNNNNNNNNNNNNNNNNNNNNNNNNNNNNNNNNNNNNNNNNNNNNNNNNNNNNNNNNNNNNNNNNNNNNNNNNNNNNNANNNNNNNNNNNNNNNNNNNNNNNNNNNNNNNNNNNNNNNNNNNNNNNNNNNNNNNNNNNNNNNNNNNNNNNNNNNNNNNNNNNNNNNNNNNNNNNNNNNNNNNNNNNNNNNNNNNNNNNNNNNNNNNNNNNNNNNNNNNNNNNNNNNNNNNNNNNNNNNNNNNNNNNNNNNNNNNNNNNNNNNNNNNNNNNNNNNNNNNNNNNNNNNNNNNNNNNNNNNNNNNNNNNNNNNNNNNNNNNNNNNNNNNNNNNNNNNNNNNNNNNNNNNNNNNNNNNNNNNNNNNNNNNNNNNNNNNNNNNNNNNNNNNNNNNNNNNNNNNNNNNNNNNNNNNNNNNNNNNNNNNNNNNNNNNNNNNNNNNNNNNNNNNNNNNNNNNNNNNNNNNNNNNNNNNNNNNNNNNNNNNNNNNNNNNNNNNNNNNNNNNNNNNNNNNNNNNNNNNNNNNNNNNNNNNNNNNNNNNNNNNNNNNNNNNNNNNNNNNNNNNNNNNNNNNNNNNNNNNNNNNNNNNNNNNNNNNNNNNNNNNNNNNNNNNNNNNNNNNNNNNNNNNNNNNNNNNNNNNNNNNNNNNNNNNNNNNNNNNNNNNNNNNNNNNNNNNNNNNNNNNNNNNNNNNNNNNNNNNNNNNNNNNNNNNNNNNNNNNNNNNNNNNNNNNNNNNNNNNNNNNNNNNNNNNNNNNNNNNNNNNNNNNNNNNNNNNNNNNNNNNNNNNNNNNNNNNNNNNNNNNNNNNNNNNNNNNNNNNNNNNNNNNNNNNNNNNNNNNNNNNNNNNNNNNNNNNNNNNNNNNNNNNNNNNNNNNNNNNNNNNNNNNNNNNNNNNNNNNNNNNNNNNNNNNNNNNNNNNNNNNNNNNNNNNNNNNNNNNNNNNNNNNNNNNNNNNNNNNNNNNNNNNNNNNNNNNNNNNNNNNNNNNNNNNNNNNNNNNNNNNNNNNNNNNNNNNNNNNNNNNNNNNNNNNNNNNNNNNNNNNNNNNNNNNNNNNNNNNNNNNNNNNNNNNNNNNNNNNNNNNNNNNNNNNNNNNNNNNNNNNNNNNNNNNNNNNNNNNNNNNNNNNNNNNNNNNNNNNNNNNNNNNNNNNNNNNNNNNNNNNNNNNNNNNNNNNNNNNNNNNNNNNNNNNNNNNNNNNNNNNNNNNNNNNNNNNNNNNNNNNNNNNNNNNNNNNNNNNNNNNNNNNNNNNNNNNNNNNNNNNNNNNNNNNNNNNNNNNNNNNNNNNNNNNNNNNNNNNNNNNNNNNNNNNNNNNNNNNNNNNNNNNNNNNNNNNNNNNNNNNNNNNNNNNNNNNNNNNNNNNNNNNNNNNNNNNNNNNNNNNNNNNNNNNNNNNNNNNNNNNNNNNNNNNNNNNNNNNNNNNNNNNNNNNNNNNNNNNNNNNNNNNNNNNNNNNNNNNNNNNNNNNNNNNNNNNNNNNNNNNNNNNNNNNNNNNNNNNNNNNNNNNNNNNNNNNNNNNNNNNNNNNNNNNNNNNNNNNNNNNNNNNNNNNNNNNNNNNNNNNNNNNNNNNNNNNNNNNNNNNNNNNNNNNNNNNNNNNNNNNNNNNNNNNNNNNNNNNNNNNNNNNNNNNNNNNNNNNNNNNNNNNNNNNNNNNNNNNNNNNNNNNNNNNNNNNNNNNNNNNNNNNNNNNNNNNNNNNNNNNNNNNNNNNNNNNNNNNNNNNNNNNNNNNNNNNNNNNNNNNNNNNNNNNNNNNNNNNNNNNNNNNNNNNNNNNNNNNNNNNNNNNNNNNNNNNNNNNNNNNNNNNNNNNNNNNNNNNNNNNNNNNNNNNNNNNNNNNNNNNNNNNNNNNNNNNNNNNNNNNNNNNNNNNNNNNNNNNNNNNNNNNNNNNNNNNNNNNNNNNNNNNNNNNNNNNNNNNNNNNNNNNNNNNNNNNNNNNNNNNNNNNNNNNNNNNNNNNNNNNNNNNNNNNNNNNNNNNNNNNNNNNNNNNNNNNNNNNNNNNNNNNNNNNNNNNNNNNNNNNNNNNNNNNNNNNNNNNNNNNNNNNNNNNNNNNNNNNNNNNNNNNNNNNNNNNNNNNNNNNNNNNNNNNNNNNNNNNNNNNNNNNNNNNNNNNNNNNNNNNNNNNNNNNNNNNNNNNNNNNNNNNNNNNNNNNNNNNNNNNNNNNNNNNNNNNNNNNNNNNNNNNNNNNNNNNNNNNNNNNNNNNNNNNNNNNNNNNNNNNNNNNNNNNNNNNNNNNNNNNNNNNNNNNNNNNNNNNNNNNNNNNNNNNNNNNNNNNNNNNNNNNNNNNNNNNNNNNNNNNNNNNNNNNNNNNNNNNNNNNNNNNNNNNNNNNNNNNNNNNNNNNNNNNNNNNNNNNNNNNNNNNNNNNNNNNNNNNNNNNNNNNNNNNNNNNNNNNNNNNNNNNNNNNNNNNNNNNNNNNNNNNNNNNNNNNNNNNNNNNNNNNNNNNNNNNNNNNNNNNNNNNNNNNNNNNNNNNNNNNNNNNNNNNNNNNNNNNNNNNNNNNNNNNNNNNNNNNNNNNNNNNNNNNNNNNNNNNNNNNNNNNNNNNNNNNNNNNNNNNNNNNNNNNNNNNNNNNNNNNNNNNNNNNNNNNNNNNNNNNNNNNNNNNNNNNNNNNNNNNNNNNNNNNNNNNNNNNNNNNNNNNNNNNNNNNNNNNNNNNNNNNNNNNNNNNNNNNNNNNNNNNNNNNNNNNNNNNNNNNNNNNNNNNNNNNNNNNNNNNNNNNNNNNNNNNNNNNNNNNNNNNNNNNNNNNNNNNNNNNNNNNNNNNNNNNNNNNNNNNNNNNNNNNNNNNNNNNNNNNNNNNNNNNNNNNNNNNNNNNNNNNNNNNNNNNNNNNNNNNNNNNNNNNNNNNNNNNNNNNNNNNNNNNNNNNNNNNNNNNNNNNNNNNNNNNNNNNNNNNNNNNNNNNNNNNNNNNNNNNNNNNNNNNNNNNNNNNNNNNNNNNNNNNNNNNNNNNNNNNNNNNNNNNNNNNNNNNNNNNNNNNNNNNNNNNNNNNNNNNNNNNNNNNNNNNNNNNNNNNNNNNNNNNNNNNGCATTATAATCCTAAGTGAATTCACTTTCGCCGCCATTGCTCGTGCTCTCAGACACTTCCGTGTCTaataacttcgttatttttgagttgcgacggaattacatagaagataagtttcttagatttatttgctctatcgtttgcatatattattttctatataaaagaaggCTGGATGGAACTGGACCCATACCTGCCTCTGGACACAGGGAAATTAAATGCTTCTACATTTTGAAGCGAGGGCTTAGGTCTATATCAAACAATCGAATCCTAAACTGCAAGATATAAAGAAGATAGGAGCTAAATCTGCTTCAAAATTGctatgaatgaagaaaaaaaaaattttttgcaagacAATCGTATATCAATTTCTACCAACTTTTGAGACGCAGTATATCAGAGGATCTGAATGCGCTTTACCAAGTATCTTAAAAGCACCACTGAGCTTCCGCCTTCATAATATCATACCATGGTTACCATATTTTTAGTGTAGAAGTAGGACAACTGTAAATACACTGACttttactaatatcatatatatgcataatttgatAGGGTGTGTCTATGCATTCCTAATTACCTTTTCGGTACATTTCTCTTGTTCATTCTGTCTGTGTTCTTTATCTTGAGCCGCAAATTGCTTACAGTTGATAGTCAAGTCAACACTAACACACTTCATTTTTGCCAATGAAAATCACGTTGAGGAAACAAAAGATTTGACTCTTTTATTTACTAACTGGCATAAAGGAGCCGCAAGGTTAGCTAGAAATGCAACTACTAGATGGCGTTTTTTTCCGGTAAAAATATGTATCCTCAACTGCACGAACTTCATGCTGTCCATTTATGTGGTCTAAATCAATATCCAGGTGTCATGCACAAGTCTTTTTATTGACAGCATGTTTATTGTATCAGGTAGTGGAAGATATGGAAAGTTTCTTGATTCTGTGTCGTTAATTGTCGTGTATTGAGTGGACATTAAAAAGAACTATGCCATTGTCTTCATTTTTTCAATCTAGTCCCTTGGAAAGAGAAGACTTGCATAACAGACTGTAAGGTACTAAGAATGTTCAATCGTATATTTTTAAAGATGTAATTAGCATTCATATTATGTGTGTCGTACATAAAAATCACGTTTTCGTTTGTATAT
This region of Penaeus monodon isolate SGIC_2016 chromosome 27, NSTDA_Pmon_1, whole genome shotgun sequence genomic DNA includes:
- the LOC119590708 gene encoding muscle M-line assembly protein unc-89-like isoform X2; this translates as MPDRRRQRHQRTRQDAGVRDDPVGASNRDEVRPKAPPPEMTRPERQGGSGVSYAEPKEYEAVTIMPDKEAPSEPQKYRRREVISNWSRYEELPPDDEPEDGEDYMIGEDFSKILEQQANSADGGFFKMKGEKMWDDTEISILTSHGLGALNVADLVAAFNTIPLHVQLNIPEEALPKRVVKHYVNLAEDHLKLYKPSSGYADCMDINEKILQSLKISEDEPLTLVNDEAADDRQGCKNAVDVALTLSSEFAPEPDDVDLDTLIREPSPEKRPSPVKEMKRRVKETTPVKEFSPAKEYSPMRDFKPVKDVSPIKDFSPVKEFSPIRDISPVKEVSPFREISPLKEPSPFKETSPFKEISPLKDINPIQDASFMKEVSPLKEISPMREIPQVSNETNPVTEEPKVEDMPKVETEVTHAPKERRRGRREANTSAQNKKSENEKPKEFVRDKSPKEKVKEKSPREKRKEKGPKEQVKEKSPREQVKEKSPREQVKEKSPREQVKEKSPWEQVKEKSPKETNLIIPDFSVPKKMENNDSPMEFNFGLLRASASALSESKKTAKDEKKEFELPPLKLEVKEESVPEGPVIDLDAPVKAEKPVLLLSKTEADDLEDWLDSVLDD
- the LOC119590708 gene encoding muscle M-line assembly protein unc-89-like isoform X1; its protein translation is MNKRNVPKSTMPDRRRQRHQRTRQDAGVRDDPVGASNRDEVRPKAPPPEMTRPERQGGSGVSYAEPKEYEAVTIMPDKEAPSEPQKYRRREVISNWSRYEELPPDDEPEDGEDYMIGEDFSKILEQQANSADGGFFKMKGEKMWDDTEISILTSHGLGALNVADLVAAFNTIPLHVQLNIPEEALPKRVVKHYVNLAEDHLKLYKPSSGYADCMDINEKILQSLKISEDEPLTLVNDEAADDRQGCKNAVDVALTLSSEFAPEPDDVDLDTLIREPSPEKRPSPVKEMKRRVKETTPVKEFSPAKEYSPMRDFKPVKDVSPIKDFSPVKEFSPIRDISPVKEVSPFREISPLKEPSPFKETSPFKEISPLKDINPIQDASFMKEVSPLKEISPMREIPQVSNETNPVTEEPKVEDMPKVETEVTHAPKERRRGRREANTSAQNKKSENEKPKEFVRDKSPKEKVKEKSPREKRKEKGPKEQVKEKSPREQVKEKSPREQVKEKSPREQVKEKSPWEQVKEKSPKETNLIIPDFSVPKKMENNDSPMEFNFGLLRASASALSESKKTAKDEKKEFELPPLKLEVKEESVPEGPVIDLDAPVKAEKPVLLLSKTEADDLEDWLDSVLDD